One genomic segment of Styela clava chromosome 3, kaStyClav1.hap1.2, whole genome shotgun sequence includes these proteins:
- the LOC120343071 gene encoding protein GUCD1-like, giving the protein MAGVSMFANVGKTFTLIEDVPHIPQEGSWDCGLACLRMTTRYLKPLSPVNTIEEACKEHNLGKSVWTIDLAYLCQILDISHQFCTKTLGVDSNYRTESFYMNEMESDLSEEEKRVNLSFSTANDKNVKVEKRSVDLSCILKHLETEQPIIVLINDKELHSNPVDSSNLASNSPQEIPCCFWFCCWNGGEYSTITSQQLNAENNQMSSDYWGHFVVIVGYDLNRKIFFLNDPSPDGEHVQCTFETLERARKSYGTDEDILFLYSPTKS; this is encoded by the exons ATGGCGGGGGTTAGCATGTTCGCCAATGTTGGGAAAACTTTCACTCTTATCGAAGACGTCCCGCATATACCGCAAGAAGGATCGTGGGACTGTGGCCTGGCTTGCTTAAGAATGACGACAAG ATACTTGAAGCCCTTGTCGCCAGTAAATACCATTGAAGAAGCCTGCAAAGAGCATAACTTGGGCAAAAGTGTTTGGACAATTGACTTGGCTTATCTTTGTCAAATTTTAG ATATCTCTCACCAATTTTGCACCAAAACGTTGGGTGTAGACAGCAATTATAGAACTGAGTCATTTTATATGAATGAGATGGAATCAGATTTATCTGAAGAAGAAAAACGAGTTAACTTGTCATTTTCAACAGCTAATGATAAAAATGTCAAAGTTGAAAAACGTTCTGTTGATTTGTCTTGTATATTAAAGCATCTCGAAACTGAACAG CCAATAATTGTTCTCATCAATGACAAAGAACTGCATAGTAATCCAGTGGATAGCAGCAATTTGGCATCAAACTCACCTCAAGAAATTCCATGCTGTTTTTGGTTTTGTTGCTGGAATGGTGGCGAATACTCTACCATTACATCACAACAATTGAACGCAGAAAATAATCAAATGAGTTCGGATTATTGGGGTCATTTTGTTGTCATAGTAGGCTATGACTTGAaccgaaaaatatttttcctaaaTGACCCTAGCCCTGACG GTGAACACGTTCAATGCACTTTTGAAACTCTTGAAAGAGCCCGGAAAAGTTATGGGACAGatgaagatattttatttctttattctCCAACAAAAAGTTAA
- the LOC120343072 gene encoding uncharacterized protein LOC120343072, with product MGNLMSYPLQPEIISYHRPQDYNSFGERKNIPKEENVIEKLHYAHLEEVFASRQNSNTRRKLLDVSDEEYAKKFPHWSPAEISNFKAQFLIFDSNRDGILDFIEMNSVLDEFGESSKPNERWRCFNSMDIDHSGTVDFEEFLIVISRLQRADKKDPVEENILNIVTRGARQVAKLRNMSVSQQIADGLF from the coding sequence ATGGGAAATCTTATGTCCTACCCTTTGCAGCCCGAGATCATCAGCTACCACAGGCCCCAAGATTATAATTCATTCGGGGAAAGGAAAAACATCCCAAAAGAAGAAAACGTCATAGAAAAACTTCACTATGCTCACTTAGAAGAGGTTTTCGCAAGCCGCCAAAACAGCAACACTCGGCGAAAGCTTTTAGATGTTTCCGATGAAGAGTATGCTAAAAAGTTTCCTCATTGGTCTCCTGCTGAGATAAGCAATTTTAAAGCGCAATTTCTAATCTTTGATTCTAACCGCGATGGCATTCTCGACTTCATCGAGATGAACAGCGTTTTAGATGAATTCGGAGAATCAAGTAAACCTAACGAACGCTGGCGATGTTTCAACTCTATGGACATTGACCATTCTGGTACGGTCGATTTTGAAGAGTTTTTGATTGTAATTAGTAGATTGCAAAGAGCCGACAAAAAAGATCCTGTAGAAGAAAACATCCTGAACATCGTAACTCGTGGAGCTCGTCAAGTTGCAAAGCTACGGAACATGAGTGTTTCGCAACAAATTGCGGATGgcttattttaa